The proteins below come from a single Kitasatospora sp. NBC_00315 genomic window:
- a CDS encoding response regulator — MTDETAQTPVRRVRVLLAEDQGMVREALAALLGLEEDIDVVAQVSRGDEVVDAAVAHEVQVAVLDIEMPGMTGIEAAALLRGRRPETKIVIATTFGRPGYLRRAMEAGADAFLVKDAPAAELAEAIRRVLRGERVIDPVLAAAALAEGANPLTARERDVLAAAADGAVNADIAGRLHLSEGTVRNYLSMAIQKTEARNRAEAVRIAREKGWL, encoded by the coding sequence ATGACAGACGAGACGGCACAGACGCCCGTGCGACGTGTGAGGGTCCTGCTCGCCGAGGACCAGGGGATGGTGCGCGAGGCGCTGGCCGCGCTGCTCGGGCTGGAGGAGGACATCGACGTCGTCGCCCAGGTGTCGCGCGGCGACGAGGTGGTGGACGCGGCCGTCGCGCACGAGGTGCAGGTCGCCGTGCTGGACATCGAGATGCCCGGGATGACGGGCATCGAGGCGGCGGCCCTGCTGCGCGGACGCCGGCCGGAGACGAAGATCGTGATCGCCACCACCTTCGGCCGCCCCGGGTACCTGCGCCGGGCGATGGAGGCGGGGGCCGACGCGTTCCTGGTCAAGGACGCTCCGGCCGCCGAACTCGCCGAGGCGATCCGCCGGGTGCTGCGCGGCGAGCGGGTGATCGACCCGGTGCTGGCCGCCGCCGCCCTCGCCGAGGGCGCCAACCCCCTGACGGCCCGCGAACGGGACGTCCTGGCGGCGGCCGCGGACGGCGCGGTGAACGCGGACATCGCCGGGCGGCTGCACCTGTCGGAGGGGACGGTCCGCAACTACCTCTCGATGGCGATCCAGAAGACCGAGGCCCGCAACCGCGCGGAGGCGGTGCGGATCGCCCGGGAGAAGGGCTGGCTCTGA
- a CDS encoding DUF3117 domain-containing protein: MAAMKPRTGDGPLEVTKEGRGIIMRVPLEGGGRLVVELTPDEADALGEALKKACG; this comes from the coding sequence ATGGCGGCCATGAAGCCGCGGACGGGTGACGGCCCGCTCGAGGTCACCAAAGAGGGACGGGGCATCATCATGCGCGTTCCGCTGGAAGGCGGCGGACGCCTGGTGGTGGAACTCACGCCGGACGAGGCCGACGCCCTGGGCGAGGCCCTGAAGAAGGCTTGCGGCTGA
- the fdxA gene encoding ferredoxin, with the protein MTYVIAQPCVDVKDKACIEECPVDCIYEGERSLYIHPDECVDCGACEPVCPVEAIFYEDDTPEEWKDYYKANVEFFDDLGSPGGASKLGLIERDHPFIAALPPQNADH; encoded by the coding sequence GTGACCTACGTCATCGCGCAGCCTTGTGTCGACGTCAAGGACAAGGCGTGCATCGAAGAGTGCCCGGTCGACTGCATCTACGAGGGGGAGCGGTCCCTCTACATCCACCCGGATGAGTGTGTCGACTGCGGCGCTTGCGAGCCGGTCTGCCCGGTCGAGGCGATCTTCTACGAGGACGACACTCCGGAGGAGTGGAAGGACTACTACAAGGCGAACGTCGAGTTCTTCGACGACCTCGGTTCGCCCGGTGGTGCCTCGAAGCTCGGCCTGATCGAGCGCGACCACCCGTTCATCGCCGCTCTGCCGCCGCAGAACGCCGACCACTGA
- a CDS encoding enoyl-CoA hydratase-related protein, whose protein sequence is MSDSVLYELDGGLAVITINRPDAMNALDTAVKVALRDTVAAVAGDPAVRAVLLTGAGDRAFCVGQDLKEHVGLLRRAEETGEGALRTVAEHYNPLVRALAGMRKPTVAAVGGVAAGAGASLAFACDFRIMADTAGFNTSFAGVALTADSGASWTLPRLVGHARATELLMLPRTVRAPEALALGLATEVVPAAELASAARAFAAKLAEGPTVAYGAIKESLAYGASHSLDELLDKEDELQTLAGASADHRIAVDAFLAKEKPVYLGR, encoded by the coding sequence ATGTCCGATTCCGTGCTGTACGAGCTGGACGGCGGCCTGGCCGTCATCACCATCAACCGACCGGACGCGATGAACGCGCTGGACACCGCGGTCAAGGTGGCCCTGCGCGACACCGTGGCCGCGGTCGCCGGGGATCCCGCCGTCCGGGCGGTGCTCCTCACCGGCGCCGGGGACCGCGCGTTCTGCGTCGGGCAGGACCTCAAGGAGCACGTGGGCCTGCTCAGGCGGGCCGAGGAGACCGGCGAGGGCGCGCTGCGCACCGTCGCCGAGCACTACAACCCGCTGGTCCGCGCCCTGGCCGGGATGCGCAAACCGACCGTCGCCGCGGTCGGCGGGGTGGCGGCGGGCGCGGGCGCGTCGCTGGCCTTCGCGTGCGACTTCCGGATCATGGCCGACACCGCCGGTTTCAACACCTCCTTCGCCGGCGTGGCACTGACCGCGGACTCGGGCGCGTCGTGGACGCTCCCCCGGCTGGTCGGGCACGCCCGGGCCACCGAGCTGCTGATGCTGCCGCGCACCGTCCGGGCTCCCGAGGCACTGGCCCTGGGCCTGGCCACCGAGGTCGTCCCGGCGGCCGAACTCGCCTCCGCCGCGCGGGCGTTCGCCGCGAAGCTGGCCGAGGGCCCGACCGTCGCGTACGGCGCGATCAAGGAGTCGCTGGCGTACGGCGCCTCGCACTCGCTCGACGAGCTGCTCGACAAGGAGGACGAGCTGCAGACGCTGGCCGGGGCGAGCGCCGACCACCGGATCGCGGTCGACGCGTTCCTCGCCAAGGAGAAGCCCGTCTATCTCGGGCGCTGA
- a CDS encoding DivIVA domain-containing protein has translation MFWVIVVAMAVVVGGAALVALGGGGSLPEAVQDRISARLPQDRPLSRTDVDGIRLPMAVRGYRMDEVDEVLDRLGAELSYRDSRIAELEAAAALRGAVEAGPDAVAGAEPLPGLEEFAHVVAPFAASEQAPAERASLEKAPQQPTSADEPVADR, from the coding sequence GTGTTCTGGGTGATCGTGGTGGCGATGGCCGTGGTGGTCGGCGGCGCCGCGCTGGTGGCGCTCGGTGGTGGCGGATCGCTGCCGGAGGCGGTGCAGGACCGGATCTCCGCCCGGCTCCCGCAGGACCGGCCGTTGAGCCGTACCGATGTGGACGGGATCCGGCTGCCCATGGCGGTGCGCGGCTACCGGATGGACGAGGTGGACGAGGTGCTCGACCGCCTCGGCGCCGAACTCTCCTACCGGGATTCGCGGATCGCCGAGCTGGAGGCGGCCGCCGCCCTGCGCGGCGCGGTCGAGGCCGGTCCGGACGCCGTGGCCGGTGCCGAACCGCTGCCGGGGCTGGAGGAGTTCGCCCACGTGGTGGCACCGTTCGCGGCGTCGGAGCAGGCTCCGGCCGAGCGGGCCTCGCTGGAGAAGGCGCCCCAGCAGCCGACCTCGGCGGACGAGCCGGTGGCGGATCGTTGA
- the folP gene encoding dihydropteroate synthase gives MAIVNRTPDSFFDRGATFADDAAFAAADRAMAEGAAILDIGGVKAGPGEEVTVEEELRRTVPFVAELRKRHPEAVISVDTWRHEVGEAVCEAGADVLNDAWGGVDPKLAEIAARFDAGLVCTHAGGAEPRTRPHRVGYPDVMADILKVTVGLAERAVALGVRRDAVMIDPGHDFGKNTRHSLEATRRLPEMTATGFPVLVSLSNKDFVGETLDRPVDERLLGTLATTAVSAWLGARIYRAHQVAETRQVLDMVASIRGTRPPAVARRGLA, from the coding sequence ATGGCCATCGTCAACCGCACCCCGGACTCCTTCTTCGACCGCGGCGCGACCTTCGCGGACGACGCGGCCTTCGCCGCCGCCGACCGCGCGATGGCCGAGGGCGCGGCGATCCTGGACATCGGCGGGGTCAAGGCGGGCCCCGGCGAGGAGGTCACGGTCGAGGAGGAACTGCGCCGCACCGTGCCGTTCGTCGCCGAGCTGCGCAAGCGCCACCCCGAGGCCGTGATCAGCGTGGACACCTGGCGGCACGAGGTCGGCGAGGCGGTCTGCGAGGCCGGCGCCGACGTGCTGAACGACGCCTGGGGCGGTGTGGACCCGAAGCTCGCCGAGATCGCCGCGCGCTTCGACGCCGGGCTGGTCTGCACCCACGCCGGCGGCGCCGAACCGCGCACCCGCCCGCACCGGGTCGGCTACCCGGACGTGATGGCGGACATCCTGAAGGTCACCGTGGGGCTGGCCGAGCGGGCCGTCGCCCTCGGCGTGCGCCGGGACGCGGTGATGATCGACCCGGGCCACGACTTCGGCAAGAACACCCGCCACTCCCTGGAAGCCACCCGCCGGCTCCCCGAGATGACCGCCACCGGCTTCCCCGTGCTGGTCTCCCTCTCCAACAAGGACTTCGTCGGCGAGACCCTCGACAGGCCGGTGGACGAGCGGCTGCTCGGCACCCTCGCCACCACCGCCGTCTCGGCCTGGCTGGGCGCCCGGATCTACCGGGCGCACCAGGTGGCCGAGACCCGGCAGGTGCTGGACATGGTCGCCTCGATCCGCGGCACCCGGCCCCCGGCGGTGGCCCGCCGGGGGCTGGCCTAG
- the dapE gene encoding succinyl-diaminopimelate desuccinylase — protein MSSPNTPLDLTLDGGALTARLVDFPSVSGDEQALADAVEAALRAYPHLTVDRHGNNVVARTNLGRAERVLIAGHLDTVPIADNVPSYVEGDLLYGCGTSDMKSGVAVQLRLAATLPEPNRDLTFVFYDCEEIEASRNGLGHLAARYPDWLTADFAVLMEPSGAVVEGGCQGTLRVQVRLTGVRAHAARSWLGDNAVHQAAEVLGRLASYEPRRVDIDGLEYREGLNAVRIDGGVAGNVIPDECVVTVNFRYAPDRDEAAAEAHVREVFAGYEVTVTDSAPGALPGLDRAAARAFLAATGGSARAKFGWTDVARFSALGVPAVNYGPGDPNLAHKREEHCSLAAIAEVEQRLRDWLLG, from the coding sequence ATGAGCAGCCCGAACACGCCCCTGGACCTCACCCTCGACGGCGGTGCGCTGACCGCGCGGCTCGTCGACTTCCCGTCGGTCAGCGGCGACGAGCAGGCGCTCGCCGACGCCGTCGAGGCCGCGCTGCGGGCCTACCCGCACCTGACCGTCGACCGCCACGGCAACAACGTGGTCGCCCGGACGAACCTGGGCCGCGCCGAGCGCGTGCTGATCGCCGGCCACCTGGACACCGTGCCGATCGCCGACAACGTGCCCAGCTATGTCGAGGGCGACCTGCTCTACGGCTGCGGCACCTCCGACATGAAGTCCGGCGTCGCCGTCCAGCTGCGGCTCGCCGCCACGCTGCCCGAGCCCAACCGCGACCTCACCTTCGTCTTCTACGACTGCGAGGAGATCGAGGCCTCCCGCAACGGCCTCGGCCACCTCGCCGCGCGGTACCCGGACTGGCTGACCGCCGACTTCGCCGTCCTGATGGAGCCCAGCGGAGCCGTGGTCGAGGGCGGTTGCCAGGGCACCCTGCGGGTCCAGGTCCGGCTCACCGGCGTACGGGCCCACGCCGCCCGCAGCTGGCTCGGCGACAACGCCGTCCACCAGGCCGCCGAGGTGCTCGGCCGGCTCGCCTCGTACGAACCGCGCCGGGTGGACATCGACGGCCTGGAGTACCGCGAGGGCCTCAACGCCGTCCGGATCGACGGCGGCGTGGCCGGCAACGTCATCCCCGACGAGTGCGTGGTGACCGTCAACTTCCGCTACGCGCCGGACCGCGACGAGGCGGCCGCCGAGGCGCACGTGCGCGAGGTCTTCGCCGGGTACGAGGTCACGGTCACCGACTCCGCGCCCGGCGCGCTGCCGGGCCTCGACCGGGCCGCCGCCCGCGCCTTCCTGGCGGCCACCGGCGGCAGCGCCCGCGCCAAGTTCGGCTGGACGGACGTGGCCCGCTTCAGCGCCCTCGGCGTCCCCGCGGTGAACTACGGCCCCGGCGACCCCAACCTGGCGCACAAGCGCGAGGAGCACTGCTCGCTCGCCGCGATCGCCGAGGTCGAGCAGCGCCTGCGGGACTGGCTGCTCGGTTAG
- the dapC gene encoding succinyldiaminopimelate transaminase, with product MSGNDTTRAPFPGHPGAARRVSDLLPVFPWDRLEPYKRTALAHPGGLCDFSVGTPVDPVPEVVQKALVASSDTPGYPTVWGPLELREAIAGWLHRRVGAEIGPQAVLPTVGSKELVAWLPTQLGLGPGDQVAYPRLAYPTYEVGARLCGAEPVEYEALDELDPARVRLLWLNSPSNPTGRVLGEEQLRAAVEWARQHRVLLVSDECYLELGWEAEPVSVLHPDVCGDGHEGILAVHSLSKRSNLAGYRASFVAGDPVVVRELLEIRKHGGMIVPAPVQAATVAALSDDAHVAEQRSRYAARRTALRAALEAYGLRIEHSEASLYLWATQDRPCWETVAELAALGILVAPGDFYGPAGERFVRVAITATDERVAAAVERLRR from the coding sequence GTGAGCGGTAACGACACCACGCGCGCGCCGTTCCCGGGCCACCCGGGAGCGGCGCGCCGCGTATCAGACCTCCTTCCGGTGTTCCCCTGGGACCGGCTCGAGCCGTACAAGAGGACCGCGCTGGCCCACCCCGGCGGCCTCTGCGACTTCTCCGTCGGGACCCCGGTGGACCCGGTCCCCGAGGTGGTCCAGAAGGCGCTCGTCGCCTCCTCGGACACCCCGGGCTATCCGACCGTCTGGGGCCCGCTGGAGCTGCGCGAGGCGATCGCCGGCTGGCTGCACCGCCGGGTCGGGGCCGAGATCGGCCCGCAGGCCGTCCTGCCGACCGTCGGCTCCAAGGAGCTCGTGGCCTGGCTGCCGACGCAGCTCGGGCTGGGCCCGGGCGACCAGGTGGCCTATCCGCGGCTGGCGTACCCGACCTACGAGGTCGGCGCCCGGCTCTGCGGCGCCGAGCCGGTCGAGTACGAGGCACTGGACGAGCTGGACCCGGCCCGGGTCCGGCTGCTCTGGCTGAACTCGCCCTCCAACCCGACCGGGCGGGTGCTCGGTGAGGAGCAGCTGCGCGCGGCCGTCGAGTGGGCCCGGCAGCACCGGGTGCTGCTGGTCAGCGACGAGTGCTACCTGGAACTGGGCTGGGAGGCGGAGCCGGTCTCCGTCCTGCACCCGGACGTCTGCGGCGACGGGCACGAGGGCATCCTCGCCGTCCACTCGCTCTCCAAGCGCTCCAACCTGGCCGGCTACCGCGCCTCCTTCGTGGCGGGCGACCCGGTCGTGGTGCGGGAGCTGCTGGAGATCCGCAAGCACGGCGGCATGATCGTGCCGGCGCCGGTCCAGGCCGCGACCGTCGCCGCGCTCTCGGACGACGCGCACGTGGCCGAGCAGCGCTCGCGCTACGCGGCCCGCCGTACGGCGCTGCGCGCGGCGCTGGAGGCCTACGGCCTGCGCATCGAGCACTCCGAGGCGAGCCTCTACCTGTGGGCGACCCAGGACCGGCCCTGCTGGGAGACCGTCGCCGAACTGGCCGCCCTGGGCATCCTGGTGGCCCCGGGGGACTTCTACGGGCCGGCCGGCGAGCGCTTCGTCCGGGTCGCGATCACCGCGACCGACGAGCGGGTGGCCGCGGCCGTGGAGCGGCTGCGCCGCTGA
- a CDS encoding GNAT family N-acetyltransferase, whose translation MGRRVSVRRISEFVDDRPVFRDVIGVLTSWDDPGLLTVVPRSGEPVSFPENALVAGKAVPLFPARRAPLPRTGVVELQRIAARGWPAVEQEPLGAWTLRASAGFTRRANSVQALGDPGLPLPQALEAVRDWYARRALPAWFEVTVPGSPDDLAAELERLGAVYSPTLVRTAPLAPLARLGGRPGAPPADAWRGVRLSRGAGPAWMSLYRRVTGEPEVEEAARRVLHGGPSVWFATVPGPDGAPAAIGRCVIDGEWACFGAVEVAPAARRRGLATALMAVLAARAAEEGATGGYLQVEAENENAIALYDGLGFTTSHTYHYARLPQR comes from the coding sequence GTGGGACGACGCGTCTCCGTGCGGCGGATCTCGGAGTTCGTGGACGACAGGCCGGTGTTCCGCGATGTGATCGGCGTGCTCACATCCTGGGACGATCCGGGCCTGCTGACGGTGGTGCCGCGCAGCGGCGAGCCGGTCTCCTTCCCCGAGAACGCGCTGGTGGCGGGCAAGGCCGTGCCGCTCTTCCCGGCCCGCCGGGCGCCGCTGCCCCGGACCGGCGTGGTCGAGCTCCAGCGGATCGCGGCGCGCGGCTGGCCCGCCGTCGAGCAGGAGCCGCTGGGTGCCTGGACGCTGCGCGCCTCGGCCGGCTTCACCCGCCGTGCCAACTCCGTCCAGGCCCTGGGCGACCCCGGCCTGCCGCTGCCGCAGGCCCTGGAGGCCGTCCGGGACTGGTACGCGCGACGCGCGCTGCCGGCCTGGTTCGAGGTGACGGTGCCGGGCTCGCCCGACGACCTGGCGGCCGAGCTGGAGCGGCTCGGCGCCGTGTACTCGCCCACCCTGGTGCGCACCGCGCCGCTGGCGCCGCTGGCCCGCCTCGGCGGCCGGCCGGGAGCACCCCCGGCCGACGCCTGGCGCGGCGTGCGGCTGTCGCGCGGCGCCGGCCCGGCCTGGATGTCGCTGTACCGGAGGGTGACCGGCGAGCCCGAGGTCGAGGAGGCCGCCCGCAGGGTCCTCCACGGCGGCCCGTCCGTCTGGTTCGCGACCGTACCGGGCCCGGACGGAGCGCCGGCCGCCATCGGCCGCTGCGTGATCGACGGGGAGTGGGCCTGCTTCGGCGCCGTCGAGGTCGCGCCGGCGGCCCGCCGCCGGGGGCTGGCCACCGCGCTGATGGCGGTGCTCGCCGCCCGCGCCGCCGAGGAGGGCGCCACCGGCGGGTACCTCCAGGTCGAGGCGGAGAACGAGAACGCGATCGCCCTCTATGACGGACTGGGCTTCACGACCAGTCACACTTACCACTACGCACGCCTTCCCCAGCGGTAG
- a CDS encoding O-methyltransferase, translated as MSEDAVLTYARAQSARTGIRAIGPSGGAFLRLLAAALDAKAVAEIGTGTGVSGVYLLRGMRPDGVLTTVDSEPVRQQFAREAYLAAGFAANRARFIPGRALDVLPRLADGQYDLVFCDGDPAESRSYLAESLRLLRPGGMVCFEGVFQEGRLAEPSHRDRQTHAVRELVRDVRESEDLLPALLPVSDGLLCAVKR; from the coding sequence GTGAGCGAGGACGCGGTCCTGACCTACGCCAGGGCCCAGTCCGCCAGGACCGGAATCCGCGCCATCGGGCCGAGCGGCGGGGCCTTCCTGCGACTGCTGGCCGCCGCGCTCGACGCCAAGGCGGTCGCCGAGATCGGCACCGGCACCGGCGTCTCGGGGGTCTACCTGCTGCGCGGGATGCGCCCGGACGGTGTGCTCACCACCGTCGACTCCGAACCGGTCCGCCAGCAGTTCGCCCGGGAGGCCTACCTGGCGGCCGGGTTCGCGGCCAATCGGGCCCGGTTCATCCCCGGGCGCGCCCTGGACGTGCTGCCACGACTCGCGGACGGTCAGTACGACCTGGTCTTCTGCGACGGCGACCCCGCCGAGTCCCGGTCCTACCTTGCAGAATCGTTGCGCCTGCTGCGGCCCGGCGGGATGGTCTGCTTCGAGGGCGTCTTCCAGGAGGGGCGGCTGGCCGAGCCCTCGCACCGGGACCGGCAGACCCACGCCGTGCGCGAGCTGGTCCGGGACGTCCGGGAGAGCGAGGACCTGCTGCCGGCCCTGCTGCCGGTCAGCGACGGGCTGCTCTGCGCGGTGAAGCGCTGA
- a CDS encoding TIGR00730 family Rossman fold protein, whose protein sequence is MTGTGDEKDYGHGPERVGEPRPKKAWPEKQKGPVLVRRDQVGTGTTDQRLLDTTGPTDWLHTDPWRVWRITSEFVEGFGALAELPAAISVFGSARTPVDSPEYAAGVAIGRALAEAGYAVITGGGPGAMEAANRGASDAGGLSVGLGIELPFEQGLNEFVDLGLNFRYFFVRKTMFVKYAQGFVVLPGGLGTLDELFEALTLVQTKKVTRFPVVLFGTAYWGGLFEWLKNTLVAEGKASPKDLELFHITDDIDEVMKILAETRRPDSEI, encoded by the coding sequence ATGACAGGCACAGGAGACGAGAAGGACTACGGACACGGGCCCGAGCGGGTGGGCGAGCCGCGCCCGAAGAAGGCCTGGCCGGAGAAGCAGAAGGGCCCGGTGCTGGTCCGCCGCGACCAGGTCGGCACCGGCACCACGGACCAGCGGCTGCTGGACACCACCGGCCCCACCGACTGGCTGCACACCGACCCCTGGCGGGTCTGGCGGATCACCTCGGAGTTCGTCGAGGGCTTCGGCGCGCTGGCCGAACTCCCGGCCGCGATCAGCGTCTTCGGCTCGGCCCGGACACCCGTGGACTCCCCCGAGTACGCGGCCGGGGTGGCGATCGGCCGGGCCCTGGCCGAGGCCGGCTACGCGGTCATCACCGGCGGCGGCCCGGGCGCGATGGAGGCCGCGAACCGCGGCGCCTCCGACGCCGGCGGCCTGAGCGTCGGTCTCGGCATCGAGCTGCCCTTCGAGCAGGGGCTGAACGAGTTCGTCGACCTCGGGCTGAACTTCAGGTACTTCTTCGTCCGCAAGACGATGTTCGTGAAGTACGCCCAGGGCTTCGTCGTCCTGCCGGGCGGGCTCGGCACGCTGGACGAGCTGTTCGAGGCACTGACGCTGGTGCAGACGAAGAAGGTCACCCGGTTCCCGGTGGTGCTGTTCGGCACCGCGTACTGGGGCGGCCTCTTCGAGTGGCTGAAGAACACCCTGGTCGCCGAGGGCAAGGCCTCCCCGAAGGACCTGGAGCTGTTCCACATCACCGACGACATCGACGAGGTCATGAAGATCCTCGCCGAGACACGCCGCCCCGACTCCGAGATCTGA
- a CDS encoding DNA-3-methyladenine glycosylase I has product MSGLLAGPDGLLRCAWGESADDYRVYHDTEWGRPVHGDDALFERVCLEAFQSGLSWITILRRREGFRSAFAGFGIAAVAEFGPADVERLLQDAGIIRNRAKIEASIANARVARDLDGGLDALIWRFAGAPDRPAPRALGDVPAVTPESTALAKELKKQGFRFVGPTTAYALMQACGLVNDHLADCHARTGPRP; this is encoded by the coding sequence TTGAGCGGCCTGCTGGCCGGTCCGGACGGGCTGCTGCGGTGCGCCTGGGGCGAGTCGGCGGACGACTACCGGGTGTACCACGACACCGAGTGGGGCCGCCCGGTCCACGGTGACGACGCGCTCTTCGAGCGGGTCTGCCTGGAGGCGTTCCAGTCCGGTCTGTCCTGGATCACCATCCTGCGCAGGCGGGAGGGCTTCCGTTCGGCGTTCGCCGGTTTCGGGATCGCGGCGGTGGCCGAGTTCGGGCCGGCCGACGTCGAGCGGCTGCTCCAGGACGCCGGCATCATCCGCAACCGGGCCAAGATCGAGGCCTCGATCGCCAACGCCCGGGTCGCCCGTGACCTGGACGGCGGGCTGGACGCGCTGATCTGGCGCTTCGCCGGGGCCCCGGACCGACCGGCCCCCCGGGCGCTCGGCGACGTGCCGGCCGTCACGCCGGAGTCGACCGCGCTGGCCAAGGAGCTGAAGAAGCAGGGCTTCCGCTTCGTCGGCCCGACCACGGCGTACGCGCTGATGCAGGCGTGCGGCCTGGTGAACGACCACCTGGCGGACTGTCACGCCCGCACCGGGCCCCGCCCCTGA
- a CDS encoding transglutaminase family protein, giving the protein MTEQSRARFRAEARAEHPDPVLLCVLAAAEHTLLRRPFEPGAEEPPTLEELLAACQAAIERHAAAVRLAVAERAPGTPEETAALLAAVLGGRERFHGRQSDYRRLESSLLPEVLRRRRGLPIMLSLVWIAVAARAGLSVRAVALPGHFVVAVGGPAGGEEYVLADPFHGGRLLGPDDAAHFAHSAGHVFSPDMLAPAQPLDIVLRVLGNIRHWAADRPEHARSQLWATELSLLLPRHPAQLRLERAELLVRTGDFLAGAAEMDSYAEILDAFDPETATRVRQEARAARHRLN; this is encoded by the coding sequence GTGACCGAGCAGAGCAGAGCACGCTTCCGCGCCGAGGCCAGGGCCGAGCACCCCGATCCGGTGCTGCTCTGTGTGCTCGCCGCCGCCGAACACACCCTCCTCCGGCGCCCGTTCGAGCCGGGGGCCGAGGAGCCGCCCACCCTGGAGGAGCTGCTCGCGGCCTGCCAGGCGGCCATCGAGCGGCACGCGGCGGCCGTCCGGCTGGCCGTGGCCGAGCGCGCGCCGGGCACACCGGAGGAGACCGCCGCGCTGCTGGCGGCCGTGCTCGGCGGACGCGAGCGCTTCCACGGGCGGCAGTCCGACTACCGCCGGCTGGAGTCCTCGCTGCTGCCGGAGGTGCTCCGGCGCCGCCGCGGCCTGCCGATCATGCTGTCGCTGGTCTGGATCGCGGTCGCCGCCCGGGCCGGACTCTCCGTCCGGGCGGTGGCCCTGCCGGGGCACTTCGTCGTGGCGGTCGGCGGACCGGCCGGCGGCGAGGAGTACGTGCTGGCCGACCCGTTCCACGGCGGGCGGCTGCTCGGCCCGGACGACGCCGCCCACTTCGCGCACAGCGCGGGGCACGTCTTCTCCCCCGACATGCTCGCCCCCGCCCAGCCGCTGGACATCGTGCTGCGGGTGCTGGGCAACATCCGCCACTGGGCCGCCGACCGGCCCGAGCACGCCCGCAGTCAGTTGTGGGCCACCGAGCTCTCGCTGCTGCTGCCGCGCCACCCCGCCCAGTTGCGCCTGGAGCGGGCCGAACTGCTGGTCCGTACCGGGGACTTCCTGGCCGGCGCCGCCGAGATGGACTCCTACGCCGAGATCCTGGACGCCTTCGACCCGGAGACCGCCACCCGGGTCCGCCAGGAGGCCCGGGCGGCCCGGCACCGGCTGAACTAG
- the sigE gene encoding RNA polymerase sigma factor SigE: MNQPAPTPLDKPAGGTAEAPAALATFAEGPDAQTWTPPSWEEIVEAHSARVYRLAYRLTGNQHDAEDLTQEVFVRVFRSLSTYTPGTFEGWLHRITTNLFLDMVRRRQRIRFDALGDDAAERLPSREPSPAQHFSDTHFDADVQQALDTLAPEFRAAVVLCDIEGLSYEEIAATLGVKLGTVRSRIHRGRSHLRAALKHRAPGAAPGRERRGGSEEPVAVGALAAEAGGGPDRRGRRRS; the protein is encoded by the coding sequence ATGAACCAGCCTGCGCCCACCCCCCTGGACAAGCCGGCCGGCGGCACCGCCGAGGCCCCCGCCGCTCTCGCCACCTTCGCCGAGGGCCCCGACGCGCAGACCTGGACCCCGCCCTCCTGGGAGGAGATCGTCGAGGCCCACAGTGCGCGCGTGTACCGACTGGCCTACCGGCTGACGGGTAACCAGCACGACGCCGAGGACCTCACCCAGGAGGTCTTCGTCCGGGTCTTCCGCTCGCTCTCCACCTACACGCCCGGCACTTTCGAGGGCTGGCTGCACCGCATCACCACCAACCTGTTCCTGGACATGGTGCGCCGCCGCCAGCGGATCCGGTTCGACGCCCTCGGCGACGACGCCGCCGAGCGCCTCCCCAGCCGTGAGCCGAGCCCGGCCCAGCACTTCAGCGACACCCACTTCGACGCCGACGTCCAGCAGGCGCTCGACACCCTCGCCCCGGAGTTCCGCGCCGCCGTGGTGCTCTGCGACATCGAGGGGCTCTCGTACGAGGAGATCGCCGCGACGCTCGGTGTGAAGCTCGGTACCGTCCGCAGTCGCATCCACCGCGGCCGCTCGCACCTGCGGGCCGCGCTGAAGCACCGCGCCCCCGGCGCGGCGCCCGGGCGCGAGCGCCGTGGCGGGTCCGAGGAGCCGGTGGCGGTGGGCGCGCTCGCGGCCGAGGCGGGCGGTGGCCCCGACCGGCGTGGACGGAGGCGGTCGTGA